The following proteins are co-located in the Ascidiaceihabitans donghaensis genome:
- a CDS encoding trimethylamine methyltransferase family protein encodes MSVEAVGTTRRGRGARKAVRQKRDINMLPALKRGIPLTEPMSPEQVVRIDNASMDILENVGVVFRDDIALADWKRAGADVRGERVHLDRGLVRELISSIPSSFTYHARNPEKNLPFGNDHSIFVPMTGAPFLRDLEDKRRNPTLDDLANFHKLSHMLPAIHSSAHHIVEPYDHPISQRHLRITYSSMKHSDKTFMGMTTSPKNAEDVMDMCAILFGRDFMMTHPVVTGNCNGNSPLVWDETMLGALRAFAKYNQPILCSPFVLGGANTPASTAATVAQLNAEALSALAYTQVVRKGTPAIYGHYLATVSMKSGAPMAGTPEISLMNMMIGQMARHYDVPWRTSNTLGGAKTFDAQAGYESATTLMAVLMSGANYIWHSAGWNEAGMHCSMAKFVVDAEQCAMGHRMASGIKWDDFDQALAAVADVGPGGHYLGHPHTLEKFQDAFFMPEMFDNNSIEQWQADGAVEINERALKRVHDLLGEYEEPKLDEGVNEELLDYIARREREIPAADSLNQDL; translated from the coding sequence TCAATGGATATTCTGGAAAACGTGGGCGTGGTGTTTCGCGATGATATTGCGCTGGCGGATTGGAAAAGGGCGGGTGCGGATGTGCGCGGTGAACGCGTGCACCTTGATCGGGGCCTCGTGCGTGAATTGATCAGCTCGATCCCGTCATCGTTCACCTATCACGCCCGCAATCCCGAAAAGAACCTGCCGTTTGGCAACGACCATTCGATTTTTGTGCCAATGACAGGCGCGCCGTTCCTGCGCGATCTCGAAGACAAGCGACGCAATCCGACGCTGGATGATTTGGCGAATTTCCATAAGCTTAGCCATATGCTGCCCGCGATCCATTCGTCTGCGCACCATATTGTCGAACCTTACGATCATCCGATCAGCCAGCGGCATTTGCGTATCACTTACAGTTCGATGAAACACAGCGACAAGACGTTCATGGGCATGACAACAAGTCCCAAAAACGCCGAGGATGTGATGGACATGTGTGCCATTTTGTTTGGTCGCGATTTCATGATGACCCATCCGGTCGTGACAGGCAATTGTAACGGCAATTCACCTCTGGTTTGGGACGAAACCATGCTTGGGGCCTTGCGGGCGTTTGCGAAATATAACCAACCTATCCTGTGTTCGCCCTTTGTATTGGGCGGGGCCAACACGCCAGCGTCCACCGCAGCCACGGTCGCGCAACTTAATGCCGAAGCATTATCCGCGCTGGCCTATACGCAGGTCGTTCGAAAAGGGACGCCTGCAATTTATGGCCACTACCTTGCCACTGTGTCGATGAAGTCGGGTGCGCCTATGGCTGGCACGCCGGAAATCAGCCTGATGAATATGATGATCGGTCAGATGGCACGCCACTATGATGTGCCATGGCGGACCTCTAACACGCTTGGGGGTGCCAAGACCTTTGATGCACAAGCCGGCTATGAAAGTGCAACCACGTTGATGGCTGTTCTTATGTCCGGGGCCAACTACATTTGGCATTCCGCAGGCTGGAACGAGGCAGGGATGCACTGTTCGATGGCCAAGTTTGTCGTGGATGCAGAGCAATGCGCCATGGGCCATCGCATGGCATCCGGCATCAAATGGGATGATTTTGATCAGGCGCTTGCAGCCGTGGCTGATGTTGGGCCGGGCGGGCATTATCTGGGCCACCCCCACACGCTTGAGAAATTCCAAGACGCGTTTTTCATGCCAGAAATGTTTGACAACAATTCCATTGAGCAATGGCAAGCGGATGGGGCAGTCGAGATCAATGAACGTGCGTTGAAACGTGTTCACGACTTGTTGGGCGAATACGAAGAACCCAAGCTTGATGAAGGCGTCAACGAAGAACTGCTGGACTACATCGCACGCCGTGAACGCGAGATCCCAGCCGCCGACTCCCTGAACCAAGATCTGTGA
- the pcaC gene encoding 4-carboxymuconolactone decarboxylase — protein sequence MTDRYTKGMQTRRAVLGDAHVDRAETQTSDFDAPFQTMITEGAWGTLWADDTISTRERSMLTLSLLAAMGNFEEIPMHIRATAHTGASPQDVLQAFMHVAVYAGVPKANHAIKLAKQTYAEMGITV from the coding sequence GTGACTGATCGCTACACAAAAGGTATGCAAACCCGCCGCGCTGTTTTGGGCGATGCGCATGTAGACCGCGCTGAAACACAAACGTCCGACTTTGATGCCCCCTTTCAGACCATGATCACCGAAGGGGCATGGGGCACGCTTTGGGCTGACGACACGATATCCACGCGGGAACGGTCCATGCTGACCCTGTCGCTGCTTGCCGCCATGGGCAACTTTGAAGAAATCCCGATGCACATCCGCGCCACTGCACACACCGGCGCCAGCCCGCAAGACGTGTTGCAAGCCTTCATGCATGTGGCGGTTTATGCGGGCGTGCCAAAGGCCAATCATGCGATCAAACTGGCCAAACAAACCTATGCAGAAATGGGCATCACAGTTTAG
- the pobA gene encoding 4-hydroxybenzoate 3-monooxygenase, with product MKTQVAIIGGGPSGLLLAQLLHTRGIDSVVLERKTKDYVLGRIRAGVLEQGLVKLMEEAGCADRLHAEGITHDGTLVSYGDEMFRVDFTEHTGTPVVVYGQTEVTRDLYDARERSGGTIEFNVDDVVIHGADTDTPHITYTVAGEARSLTCDFIAGCDGFHGVSRQTIPLDVRREYEKVYPFGWLGILSETPPVNHELIYANSPRGFALCSMRNENLSRYYIQCSLSDRPEDWTDDAFWQELKRRIPSDQADKLVTGPSIEKSIAPLRSFVTEPMRWGRLFLCGDAAHIVPPTGAKGLNTAASDVHYLYNGLRDFYENDSTQGIDTYSEKALSRVWKAERFSWWFSSLMHRYPDQSEFDLKMQFAEIEFLRSNTAAQQSMAENYVGLPY from the coding sequence GTGAAAACTCAGGTGGCGATTATTGGGGGGGGGCCGTCCGGGCTTTTGTTGGCGCAGCTTTTGCATACACGCGGGATCGACAGCGTGGTGCTGGAACGCAAAACCAAAGACTATGTGCTGGGCCGCATTCGTGCGGGTGTGTTGGAACAAGGCCTTGTCAAGCTGATGGAAGAAGCCGGATGCGCGGATAGGCTACACGCGGAAGGGATCACGCACGATGGCACTTTGGTGTCTTATGGCGATGAAATGTTCCGTGTCGATTTCACCGAACATACCGGAACACCCGTCGTGGTTTATGGCCAAACCGAAGTCACACGGGACCTTTATGACGCACGGGAACGCAGCGGGGGCACGATCGAATTCAATGTCGATGATGTGGTGATCCATGGCGCCGACACTGACACACCCCACATCACCTATACCGTTGCTGGCGAAGCCCGCAGCCTTACGTGCGATTTCATCGCGGGATGTGACGGTTTCCATGGTGTAAGCCGGCAAACGATCCCACTGGACGTGCGCCGCGAATATGAAAAAGTCTATCCCTTTGGCTGGTTGGGCATCTTGTCAGAAACGCCACCGGTCAATCACGAACTGATCTACGCCAATTCCCCACGCGGATTTGCGTTGTGTTCAATGCGCAACGAAAATCTAAGCCGCTATTATATCCAGTGCTCTCTCAGCGACCGACCCGAAGACTGGACAGACGACGCCTTTTGGCAAGAACTCAAGCGCCGTATTCCGTCAGATCAAGCTGACAAGCTGGTGACGGGGCCAAGCATCGAAAAGTCCATCGCCCCGCTGCGATCTTTTGTGACAGAACCCATGCGTTGGGGGCGCTTGTTTCTGTGTGGGGATGCCGCCCATATTGTCCCTCCAACCGGGGCAAAAGGTCTGAACACTGCCGCCTCAGACGTCCACTATCTGTATAACGGATTGCGTGACTTTTACGAAAACGACAGCACCCAAGGCATCGACACCTATTCCGAAAAAGCCCTGTCCCGTGTCTGGAAGGCAGAGCGTTTCAGTTGGTGGTTCTCATCATTGATGCACCGGTATCCTGACCAGTCCGAATTCGATCTAAAAATGCAGTTTGCTGAAATAGAGTTTTTGCGGTCCAACACAGCGGCCCAACAGTCTATGGCCGAAAACTATGTCGGACTGCCGTATTGA
- a CDS encoding GlxA family transcriptional regulator, producing the protein MNTGVFSPSNRPDLVPAGAFSYPVKAPRDTRWFGFLLLPQFTLLAFSAALDPLRIANQLAQKPLYGWLVLSEDGAPVSSSSGIDISVHAALRDLPPEAYLFACSGNNGTKVASASVLSHLRHHVRFGGHAGGICTGAATLARAGLLDGKQFTLHWENQPGFIETFPQLVPSSHRFERDGTLLTCGGGAAATEMMISVIAEDYGEDFAIAVSDMCLNGPDISKRSEQRSSIAKAISSRNPRVLAALRAMYENIENPLHLEDLARSAGISRRQMERQFKQLLDEAPAQTYRNIRLERARTLLMETDLSVMEVAMAAGFNSDSVFSRHFKSRYGETPYGHRGRTKDKTRP; encoded by the coding sequence GTGAACACCGGCGTATTCAGCCCCTCAAATCGCCCCGATCTCGTGCCAGCGGGCGCGTTCAGCTATCCCGTCAAAGCCCCCCGCGACACGCGGTGGTTCGGGTTCTTGTTGCTTCCGCAATTTACTTTATTGGCGTTTAGTGCCGCTTTGGATCCGTTGCGCATTGCCAATCAACTGGCACAAAAGCCGCTATACGGCTGGCTTGTTTTGTCTGAAGACGGCGCACCTGTGTCGTCGTCCTCCGGTATCGACATCAGCGTACACGCGGCGCTGCGTGATCTTCCCCCAGAGGCATATCTTTTCGCGTGTTCTGGCAACAATGGCACCAAAGTTGCGTCGGCTTCTGTGCTGTCGCACCTGCGCCACCATGTGCGGTTTGGTGGTCACGCAGGCGGCATTTGCACGGGGGCTGCCACATTGGCGCGTGCAGGCTTGTTGGATGGCAAACAGTTTACTTTGCACTGGGAAAACCAGCCCGGTTTCATTGAAACCTTTCCACAGCTTGTCCCCTCCAGTCACAGGTTCGAGCGTGACGGGACCCTTTTGACCTGTGGCGGGGGGGCAGCTGCCACCGAAATGATGATTTCGGTCATCGCAGAGGACTACGGCGAAGACTTTGCCATCGCCGTGTCGGACATGTGCCTGAACGGGCCGGACATTTCCAAACGCAGTGAACAGCGGTCTTCCATTGCCAAAGCCATCAGTTCCAGAAACCCCCGCGTGCTGGCGGCATTGCGGGCGATGTATGAAAACATCGAAAACCCTTTGCATCTTGAGGATCTGGCCCGCAGCGCCGGCATTTCGCGCCGTCAAATGGAACGCCAGTTCAAACAACTGCTGGACGAAGCCCCTGCCCAGACCTACCGCAACATTCGCTTGGAAAGGGCGCGAACACTGTTGATGGAAACGGATCTCAGTGTCATGGAAGTCGCCATGGCCGCAGGGTTCAATTCCGACAGCGTCTTTTCGCGCCATTTCAAGTCGCGCTACGGTGAAACCCCTTACGGGCATCGCGGGCGCACCAAGGACAAGACCCGCCCTTAA
- a CDS encoding PaaX family transcriptional regulator C-terminal domain-containing protein, giving the protein MTEDQTPRVWSLLVTVFGELAQDKGAQISGLMLRHMREHIGIKPEAMRVALHRLRKDGWIENERTGRTSAHHLTDWGRTQSAAASPRIYSRDATATRAWLIVSDPSQSQPQGRACGVWVSSNLRIATTPPKDTASFVAVLDDAAQIPAWMKNKVCALQTRAASKSFFETLKQVREELAGADALSTIEHAVLRVLLVHAWRRIILKAPELPDCVFPQDWYGPQCRALMADLFDQFPKLHLSDLQDAVENAS; this is encoded by the coding sequence TTGACAGAAGACCAGACCCCGCGCGTCTGGTCACTGTTGGTTACGGTTTTTGGCGAACTGGCCCAAGACAAAGGGGCGCAGATCAGTGGGCTGATGTTGCGTCACATGCGCGAACATATCGGAATAAAACCGGAAGCGATGCGGGTGGCGTTGCACCGGTTGCGCAAAGACGGCTGGATTGAAAATGAACGCACGGGTCGCACCAGTGCGCATCATCTGACAGACTGGGGCCGCACACAAAGTGCTGCTGCGTCGCCGCGCATTTATTCGCGCGATGCCACTGCCACACGGGCATGGTTGATTGTAAGTGATCCGTCGCAATCACAACCGCAGGGGCGTGCTTGCGGTGTCTGGGTGTCGTCGAACCTGCGCATTGCGACAACGCCACCCAAGGACACCGCCAGCTTTGTTGCCGTTCTGGACGACGCAGCGCAGATTCCGGCCTGGATGAAAAACAAGGTCTGTGCTTTGCAGACCCGCGCGGCGTCAAAATCGTTTTTCGAAACCTTGAAACAGGTACGGGAAGAATTGGCCGGCGCTGACGCCCTCAGCACGATAGAGCATGCCGTGTTGCGCGTCTTGTTGGTGCATGCGTGGCGGCGCATCATTTTGAAAGCCCCTGAATTGCCCGATTGCGTGTTTCCCCAAGATTGGTACGGGCCCCAATGCCGCGCACTTATGGCCGATCTGTTTGATCAATTCCCAAAGCTACACCTGTCGGATTTGCAAGACGCCGTTGAAAACGCATCTTAG
- the pcaQ gene encoding pca operon transcription factor PcaQ gives MNVDRRIKFRHLDAFSAIARASSFKIAAQDLNLTQPAISKTLKDLETILGVVLLERSRSGVALTPQGEVFLQFAEQSTAALRHGLRSMHAHSTAAGQLKVGALPSVASRLLPRAVLAFQKLNPNTTLEMYEGSHRDLTTRLRSGGLDLVVGRLGNPDTMVGLGFQQLYSENVVVVARPDSAALDVQSAADLDGFRVLYPPKDSAIRPLVARHLISQGVPLFQNRIETASPTFGRAVVLSDPDTVWVISRGVVANDLDQNTLVTVPVEMAATHGAVGIMSRAEDIPAVSMRTFSKLIANLCNAPE, from the coding sequence ATGAATGTGGACAGACGCATCAAATTTCGCCATCTCGACGCCTTCAGCGCCATCGCGCGTGCCAGCAGTTTCAAGATAGCCGCCCAAGACTTAAACCTGACGCAACCTGCTATCTCAAAAACCTTAAAAGACCTTGAAACGATCCTTGGCGTTGTGTTGCTCGAACGCAGCCGCTCTGGCGTGGCTTTGACGCCTCAAGGCGAAGTGTTTTTGCAATTTGCCGAACAAAGTACGGCCGCCCTGCGCCACGGATTGCGCAGCATGCATGCGCACAGCACCGCGGCGGGGCAGCTTAAAGTGGGCGCTTTGCCAAGTGTTGCATCGCGGCTTTTGCCCCGTGCTGTTCTGGCGTTTCAAAAGCTGAACCCAAACACCACGCTTGAAATGTACGAAGGGTCTCACCGCGATCTGACGACGCGTTTGCGCAGCGGTGGGCTTGATCTGGTGGTTGGGCGGTTGGGCAATCCCGACACAATGGTCGGGCTTGGCTTCCAGCAACTCTATTCAGAAAATGTGGTTGTTGTTGCGCGACCAGATAGCGCCGCTTTGGATGTGCAATCCGCAGCCGACCTTGATGGCTTTCGCGTTCTTTATCCCCCAAAGGATTCAGCAATCCGCCCTTTGGTCGCGAGGCACCTTATTTCCCAAGGGGTCCCTTTGTTTCAAAACCGCATTGAAACTGCGTCGCCGACATTCGGGCGGGCCGTTGTGTTAAGCGATCCGGACACGGTTTGGGTTATCAGTCGCGGGGTTGTGGCAAACGACCTTGACCAAAACACGCTGGTCACAGTGCCAGTAGAAATGGCCGCAACCCACGGTGCTGTCGGCATTATGAGCCGCGCAGAAGACATACCCGCTGTGTCCATGCGCACCTTTTCAAAGCTGATTGCAAACCTGTGTAACGCACCTGAGTAA
- a CDS encoding NAD(P)/FAD-dependent oxidoreductase produces MSRINVSRLPIDPGPAAWNALLPDAAPAQSVDGNETADWIIIGAGFAGLAAARRLSQLCPTDRIVVLEAKRVAEGPAGRNSGFMIDLPHDLSSADYGGALDHDISLTADNRHAIDFASEMARDFGLGPDAFVRSGKINAAATEKGCRHNREYAGHLSAMGEAHEMLDADAMADMTGTRYYQSGLYTAGTAIIQPAAFVRGVARGLVSNRVQIFENSPVTTLERNGNWTATTPSGSVTAPKVILAVNGHLNSFGFMENQLMHVFTYASMTRVLTAQEAATLGGHAIWGVTPADPMGSTVRRIQTAQGPRIVVRNRFTYDPTMEVGEQRIRSVGRDHDAAFKARFGMLDGVEMEYRWGGRLCLSRNNVSVVREVDTGLYAACCQNGLGTTRGTLSGILAAELATNTPSDRLSRALDADPPSVLPPPFLTKIGAKAVLKWQERKAGLEL; encoded by the coding sequence ATGAGCCGCATCAACGTCAGCAGATTGCCCATCGATCCGGGCCCCGCCGCATGGAACGCGTTGCTGCCCGATGCGGCACCCGCGCAAAGCGTCGATGGCAACGAAACGGCAGATTGGATCATAATCGGTGCCGGATTTGCAGGGCTGGCTGCCGCGCGACGGCTATCACAGCTGTGTCCTACAGACCGCATTGTGGTGCTTGAGGCAAAGCGTGTGGCCGAGGGACCGGCGGGCCGGAATTCAGGCTTCATGATAGACCTGCCACATGATTTGTCGTCAGCAGATTATGGCGGGGCCTTGGATCATGATATCTCGCTGACCGCTGACAACCGGCACGCTATCGATTTTGCGTCCGAAATGGCGCGCGACTTTGGTTTGGGTCCGGATGCTTTTGTCCGCAGCGGCAAAATCAATGCCGCGGCAACGGAGAAAGGCTGCAGACACAATCGTGAATACGCAGGGCATCTTTCCGCGATGGGTGAAGCCCACGAGATGCTGGATGCCGATGCGATGGCCGATATGACAGGCACGCGTTACTATCAAAGTGGGCTTTACACAGCGGGCACCGCGATCATCCAGCCTGCGGCGTTTGTGCGTGGCGTGGCGCGGGGGCTTGTGTCCAACAGAGTGCAGATTTTCGAAAACAGTCCGGTGACAACGCTTGAACGGAACGGCAATTGGACGGCCACAACGCCATCAGGGTCCGTGACCGCGCCCAAAGTTATTCTGGCCGTGAACGGGCATCTCAACAGCTTCGGGTTTATGGAAAACCAACTGATGCATGTGTTTACCTATGCGTCGATGACGCGGGTGCTCACCGCACAAGAAGCGGCGACTTTGGGCGGTCACGCTATTTGGGGTGTCACACCTGCGGACCCGATGGGAAGCACGGTGCGGCGCATCCAAACGGCCCAAGGTCCGCGCATCGTTGTGCGCAACCGCTTTACCTATGACCCGACTATGGAGGTGGGCGAGCAGCGTATCCGGTCTGTTGGCCGTGATCACGATGCAGCGTTCAAGGCGCGCTTCGGGATGCTGGATGGTGTGGAGATGGAATATCGCTGGGGCGGGCGGCTGTGCCTCAGCCGCAACAATGTCAGCGTTGTGCGCGAAGTGGACACTGGCCTATACGCTGCGTGCTGCCAGAACGGGCTGGGCACAACACGCGGGACTTTGTCGGGGATACTTGCGGCAGAGCTTGCCACAAACACGCCTTCGGACCGGTTAAGCCGCGCTTTGGATGCAGATCCGCCATCAGTTCTGCCACCACCGTTTTTGACCAAAATCGGCGCCAAAGCCGTTTTGAAATGGCAAGAACGAAAAGCTGGGCTTGAGCTTTAG
- a CDS encoding malate synthase G, whose protein sequence is MADQVAPNYLTKSEIQVDEILANFIESQALEGTGISSETFWNGLSDLANTFGPKNRALLAKREALQAQIDMWHRCHKDSPHDAASYKAFLQEIGYLLPEGGDFSIETSNVDPEIASVAGAQLVVPVTNARFVLNAANARWGSLYDGFYGTDAMGTSPAPGPFDDGRGARVVARAAVFLDDAFTVKDTSHGQASSYTVVDGALMVDGGPLVAPEKFVGFEGPADAPTAVVLRNNNLHVVLVFDRDHPIGKTSASGLADVVMESAVSAIIDCEDSVACVDAEDKVLAYSNWMGLMRGDLSDTFEKGGKSVTRSLNADRVYNAPDGSDLTLKGRALLLVRNVGHLMTNPAVLDKDGNEIFEGLMDALITTTLAMHDLKKTDGMRNTQTGSVYVVKPKMHGPEEVAFADEIFTRVESILGLPQNTVKLGIMDEERRTSVNLKECIRAAKHRVCFINTGFLDRTGDEIHTSMEAGPFSRKDFIKRKGWIGAYENQNVDIGLECGLSGKAQIGKGMWAVPDHMAAMLEAKIDHPKSGANCAWVPSPTAATLHALHYHRVAVFAVQAGLAKGGRRAYVDALLDIPTATYRKWSKDQIAREVENNAQGILGYVVRWIDQGVGCSKVPDANDVGLMEDRATCRISAQHIANWLHHDVISKADVNAIMQKMAAIVDRQNSGDASYTNMAPSFDGIAYQAACDLVFGGTKDPSGYTEPTLHKRRLELKAHQA, encoded by the coding sequence ATGGCAGACCAAGTTGCACCTAACTACCTGACGAAAAGCGAAATCCAGGTTGACGAGATTTTGGCAAATTTCATCGAAAGCCAAGCTTTGGAAGGTACTGGCATCAGTTCAGAGACATTCTGGAACGGGTTGTCGGATTTGGCGAATACATTCGGGCCAAAGAACCGTGCCCTTCTGGCCAAACGCGAGGCGCTGCAAGCCCAGATCGATATGTGGCACCGTTGCCATAAAGACAGCCCGCATGATGCGGCGTCTTACAAAGCGTTTTTACAAGAAATCGGGTATTTGCTGCCCGAGGGTGGTGATTTCTCCATCGAAACATCCAACGTCGACCCTGAAATTGCATCCGTCGCAGGCGCACAACTTGTTGTGCCAGTGACGAATGCGCGGTTTGTTCTGAACGCGGCGAACGCGCGCTGGGGCAGCTTGTATGACGGGTTTTACGGAACGGATGCGATGGGCACATCACCTGCGCCTGGTCCCTTCGATGACGGGCGCGGGGCGCGTGTTGTGGCCCGTGCAGCCGTCTTTTTGGATGATGCATTCACAGTAAAAGACACAAGCCACGGCCAAGCCTCCAGCTACACGGTTGTGGATGGCGCTTTGATGGTGGATGGTGGTCCTTTGGTGGCTCCTGAAAAATTTGTGGGCTTTGAAGGCCCTGCAGACGCCCCCACGGCTGTGGTTTTGCGCAACAACAATTTGCATGTGGTGCTGGTGTTTGATCGTGACCACCCGATTGGAAAAACCTCTGCCTCCGGTCTGGCCGACGTGGTGATGGAATCCGCTGTGTCTGCCATCATCGACTGTGAAGATTCAGTCGCTTGCGTTGATGCCGAAGACAAGGTTCTGGCCTACAGCAACTGGATGGGCCTGATGCGTGGCGACCTCTCCGACACCTTCGAGAAAGGCGGCAAATCCGTCACCCGCAGCCTAAACGCAGACCGCGTTTACAATGCGCCGGACGGGTCCGACCTGACGTTGAAAGGCCGCGCTTTGCTGCTGGTACGCAACGTGGGTCACTTGATGACAAACCCGGCCGTTCTGGACAAAGACGGCAACGAAATCTTCGAAGGTCTGATGGATGCGCTGATCACCACCACGCTGGCGATGCACGACCTGAAGAAGACAGACGGGATGCGCAACACGCAAACCGGATCGGTCTACGTGGTTAAACCCAAGATGCACGGCCCCGAAGAAGTGGCTTTCGCAGACGAGATCTTCACCCGCGTCGAAAGCATCCTTGGCCTGCCACAAAACACCGTCAAGCTGGGCATCATGGACGAAGAACGCCGCACGTCTGTGAACCTCAAGGAATGTATCCGCGCCGCCAAACATCGCGTGTGTTTCATCAACACCGGTTTCCTTGACCGGACCGGCGACGAAATCCACACCTCTATGGAAGCCGGCCCTTTCAGCCGCAAGGATTTCATCAAGCGCAAAGGATGGATCGGTGCATATGAAAACCAGAACGTCGACATCGGTCTGGAATGTGGTCTGTCTGGCAAAGCGCAGATTGGCAAAGGCATGTGGGCGGTTCCCGACCATATGGCCGCCATGTTGGAAGCCAAGATTGATCATCCAAAATCCGGCGCAAACTGTGCTTGGGTGCCAAGCCCCACGGCCGCGACGTTGCACGCCCTGCATTATCACCGTGTGGCTGTTTTTGCGGTTCAGGCCGGTTTGGCCAAAGGCGGACGCCGCGCCTATGTGGACGCGCTTCTGGACATTCCAACAGCGACGTATCGCAAATGGTCCAAAGACCAGATCGCCCGCGAGGTGGAAAACAACGCGCAAGGCATTCTTGGCTACGTGGTGCGCTGGATTGATCAGGGCGTCGGCTGTTCCAAAGTGCCGGACGCCAATGACGTTGGTCTTATGGAAGACCGCGCAACGTGCCGGATTTCCGCCCAACACATCGCCAACTGGTTGCACCATGACGTGATCTCGAAGGCCGATGTGAATGCCATCATGCAAAAAATGGCCGCCATTGTGGACCGCCAAAACAGTGGCGACGCCAGCTACACCAACATGGCGCCTTCGTTTGATGGTATTGCCTATCAGGCGGCCTGTGATCTGGTGTTTGGCGGAACAAAAGATCCGTCAGGCTATACAGAACCAACATTGCACAAGCGCCGGTTGGAACTGAAAGCACACCAAGCGTAA